TGCCAGTGTATTCAGTGCTTGGGTCATCGCACTGCCACTGGTGACAGCAGCAGAAAAACTGGTGAAGCCGCCGTTTGGCGAACAAAAGTCTAGCGCATCCATGTTAGCAGCGAATTGCGCAGAAAACTCCGGATAGATTTGGGTCTTATCCATATAAACCTCTAATAATCATACTATTTACGGGGGACGTTCATCCTACCCTGTATTTTCACTAGAGATGATTTGTTATTCCCAGTTTTATGCGACGAGTCTCACTTATAAATTGCATAGTTACATGGTTTTCAACGATTAACGCTGAGACAGGTCGCTATTCGGCCTCCGCAATCCCAGAGCGCTTTAAGATCTCAGTCTCAAATCCATCCAAACTCGACTGGTTCTTCTTAGCCCAATATTTTTCAATCCCCTCTTCGCCCTGTTTGTCAGACCAACGAGCCAGCTCATCTCTATCGCTCTCATAACCAAAGAAAGGCACCGACATACCACAAGACCCTTGAACCATATCCACATCGACCACAAAGATCTGGCGAGTCGCCACACTGTGTGGAAACAGGGAAACATAATGCTCATAATCGCCATCCCCTCGATGAATCGCCCTCGCCTCCCCATAAGCACGCAAAATCAACGGCGCACCTTCAAAAGCACAAAACATAATGGTCATACGAGGGTCTTTAAGCACATGCGCCGCCGACTCATTACCACTCCCCGTCAGGTTCTGCCAAGCAATGGTATTTTCATCAATAACCCGCAGTGAGTCTCCACCTTTAGGTGAAATATTCACTCGGCCCGTATCGGCCGCCGTGCCAACGAAAAAGAGTTTTTGGGCTTTGATGAAGTCTATGTGTTGATGGGTGAGTGATTTGAATTGTTTTCCCATGCTGACGTCCTTGTTTGTTGTTTGTATAGGTAAGGTAGCGTTTGGGCGTGGGGAAATGAAGTATTAGGCATGAGAATTTAGGATTGTTGGATAATTCAGCTACTCCCAGCTCAATGCTAGGGGTTTGTTGAAGCCTCTTACCGCCCTAACATACTTTTGGGCAGAGATGCGTTAGCGTAATAGCACCAACGCAGCTGCTATAGATTATAAAAATACCTTGAATCCTTTAACGTTTGTTAAGCGCACTTAATCTGCATTTTGATGCGAAAAGAGCGCTTTCTCACCTTTGAGGTAATAGTTAGTAACTAGCATTCATGGTCTACTAGGTAGATGTGCCTTTGGACCTTTCCACTCAAAGGCATTGAGTAATCGGTCAAATATCGAGTGTAAGTGATTCATTGAATTGGGCGATACGTCCACTTCACCATAGTGGCCATCCGCCATGGTAGAGCCATACCTAGTACCATTGAGACAGTTCAATAACAGAATGCCACCATCAGCCTTAGCTAATTGATTGTCTATAGGTTTTAAGTCTAATTGTTGAGGCGGCTTACCTCTATATCCAGCACCAAGACCTCTAGCTCTGTCCTCCATGTGTTGCGCTGTATTGCGTACTCCACGTAGGTCAGGGAAATTATCACCTATTTCATTGTGAAGCTCAGCGACAACCTCTGGTGTGCCTTCTTTGTTCTTGAGCACTTTCATGAATTTATCGAATGAATCAAGGGCATATAGAAATGCTCTGGCATAGATGAACGACTGATTGTGTGTAAACTCTCTTGGTAGTTCACCTGCTTGCCACTTTTCACGTTTAAACTGGATTTCAGTCTTGATGTAGATTTCATCATGGACTTCACGGGCGTATGGGTCAGGGTAGCCCTTTTCGATTTCAGTTTGAATTACACGTCTACGGTCAGAGTCACGTTGCCACTGGTCACGGCTAGGTGGTGCACGGTGGTAACTAATCGATTCTAAGAACATATTGAGCGTTAAGTTAGCCTCATAGAATTGACCTTCTATGTGCCTAAGAAGCGATTCAACTTCAAATGCCCAATCTTGATCTTCGTGAACTATCCAAGTACCCGGTTTGGTTACTTCGTATATCAACATCAATGCCTCCTTTGAACTGCCACTCAGCATATAGACACTTCGTTTCATAATAGGGAAATTAGATAAATTAAGTCAAAGAGGAATTTATATATATGTTGCGAGTATCAGCTCTAGCACAGAAAGGGGCAAAATTAAGTTATTGCTTACCCAGCTCTCTCGTATACCGACACTTAGGAAACGACGAACACCCATAAAACATTTCCCCTTGCCGACGCCCTCGTTTCGCCTTCCTCGTGACTAAGTTCGAATTACATCTAGGACAAATCAAATCTGGCACCTCTTGAGCTTCAGTAGATTTGGGCTTTTCACTCATAAAATGACGACCATCCGCAACCATGTGAGCAAGCTCCGACCCATTCACCAGCCACAGTCGCTTATCCGCAGCATACTTCACAGCCTCAGACGTAAAATCACCTGAAGTGACAATAATCATCTTTGCCGCATGGTGCTCGATCATCACCCCATACATTTCTCGCAGCACTTGAATCCCGACTTTTCGTGCTCGCCAGTGTTTGCATTGCACAAGGGTTAGCTCCCCATCTTTTTTCATCCATATATCGACGCCGCCGTCGGGTTTATGCGAGAAAAATTGCTTTACTTCATAGCCTTGCTGCTTGAAGTATTCACCGACGTAGCTTTCAAACTCTAACCAGTTGAGTGAGTCTAGCGGTTCTGAACTCATCTGAACTTGCATGGCTTGGGTGGTTATTTGATAGCTTCGCTTTCTTGAATACTGTTTGCAAAAAGCGATAGGTGCAGGAATGAGAAACAGAATAGCGAACCAAGTACCCATTGTTGGTAAATGTACTGAAACCGCTTGATAGAAGAAGTTGTCACTTTCAGCGGCTAATGCTGGAAGGATGTACGTAAGACCGACATAACATGTCAGAGAAAAGAGGATACTTACCCACCAAGGTGCATCCATTAAATGCCAAATTATGCCGTCATTTTTCCTTGCCATGACTTAAATACTCCTGCTGTTGCATATAAGTATTAAACCACAGTGTTAATCACTATTTTTAGAGACACTCTTCAAAACTGGCTATTGCCTTTTCGCTTGTAAGCTATTGACTCAATTATCAAAAATAGTGTTTACCACTCAGCAACCAGCAAACGGCTTTTCACCCCACGGATTTGTAAACCCATTGCCTCAAAGACCTCTTCAAAGTCCTCACACTCAGGAGGAACATTAGGCAATGATAGTGACGCCTCGACAAAAAATCGTTGCTTATGGCTGGGATCTTGTCCCCAAGCCATATCCCACCAATCGGTGATGCGCTGTTGCGCTGCAAGTAATCTTTGTTGGCTTGGCAATCGATCCTTTTTATTTAGATTCTCTTTGCTTGTCGTGGGTAGCAGGTTCCACTTATCGTTGTTTGGCCAATAGGCAAATGGCAAACAGTGGTCAACATGAATACCTGTTTTTAATTTGGTGTTGCTCCAAGCACTAGTGATGGTCTGGTCTTGGTTGTGTAGCTCGGAAATACGCTTTCTGACTGAGCTGGTATCGTGGTCATGTTCGAGCCACAACATGCTGTCATGGTAAGTTTGTAGTGAGACGTTGTTTTGCTTGTTCAACTCAAAGCGTTGCATTTGCATTACCCACTGATTCACTACCAGCGGCTCTATCCACGAGTTATAGATGCGAAAACACTCCCAAAGGCTCTCTTTCAAAATGAACGACCCGAAGCTTTCAAAGAAGTGACTATCTAAGCAAATCGATTCTTCGACCTTCCGACGTTTTTTGGGGCTAACCGTTGAAAACTCATGATTTGGCGCACTGGAACTGCCCGTGTAGATGAATTTGATTGGGCCGTCTTTCATCGCTTTGATTGAGGCTTGGAGGGTCTTTTGTAGCGCTGTTGCTTCTTCCTTCAAAAACACTGCACCTACTGCGAGATCATCTGGTGATAAGTGGGTGATCTTCTGCCAACCATCTTCTGTCACAAAAGCCAAGCCTTTATTGGTATTGCTGTTTTGCTGCAACTTACCGAAATCAATCAGTCGCTTATAGGCTTTTACCCAATATAAGGCCACTAGCCCCAAAGGGATCTCTACTTGACCATCACTACGGTTCATCACACAACCTGGGTGCGCATCTGCGACACGAAGCAGTACTCTGAGTAACGCTAGTTTGTATGTTGAGCTTTTACTGTCGTTTACAATGATATGGCGAACTTTATTAAGATCACCTGTTCCGTCATCAGGCAAACTGAGTACGACTGTCTGCCACCAAACCTCTGAGCGTTTTAAAGAGTCATCACTACTGGTGACATCTTTTACTAACAAAGCACTGTCTTTGGCGAAGTTTTCAATTTCCCCCACCGAGACTGGGTAGCTAATTCTGCCATCACTGAAATCACCATGACGTAACGTGATCACTAAGCGACCATTGGCTTTTAATAAGTTGGACAGTTTTCGAAATGCTCTGGCTCGATGAGAAGGTGCTAGATGCATCCACACGGCACTGACAAGAATTAGATCAAAGCGAAGCCCTAGATCTTCTACCTTTTTAAGTGACGGCAACTGGTCAGCAAGCCAAGTAACACTGTCACCTGTGTGCTGCTTACCAAGATCCAACATCGCTTGAGCTGGCTCTAATGCAATCACATCGGCTCCACGCCCAGCCATCCAACTGGCATCTCGACCAATGCCCGCTCCCACATCAAGCACTGAATCACCCTGTTGCGGCCAAAAGGTTTTCCAAGATGCGTGAACATCTTCAGCGGCAACTGAATTGTACTCATTAGCGAGTGAGTGAGCATTTTGCTCATAGAATGCGGTGGTGTTGGACATAGATAATGCGAGTTGGGAAATTGCTGATCAGTATACTAATAATGAGGATAAGTGGGCAAAAAGTATTAGGAAAGAATGAACTAGTTTACCGTTGACTAGCATTCAAGGCCTAATTGCAGCCAAGTGAGCACCCAATATTAGCCTTTGGGTACACCTAAACAATTAGCTACTTGAACGACTAACCACATGCCCACGCAATCGCATAAACTTCTCCCGCACCGACTGAACTTGGCTCTCTTCCAACCCACGATAAGACTGCATCCATATGATGAACATTTCCTCATCAGGGTGAAAATAGCCTTTATGATTTTTGGTCGAGCGAATCATGCTGTTGGCCCACTCATCAAAAGTGGCGGTCTGTTCGGGGCCATCTGGTAGGCAGCCAATCTCATGCACTCGGTCTTCAAACTGCCATGCTAGTTCGTTTATGTGGCTCTGTACGCTTCGGTCGCCACGTTGGCAAAAATGGGGAGGATGATGTATCGAGATGAAATTGGCCAACATGTTTCCAATGCCTTGCTCATCGCATAGGTCGAACGCTTCGCCGAAGAATTGCATGTTGTAAAACAGTCGCTCAGTAAATTGCTGGGTAAACTCCACCCAACTGCCCTTTTTAAGCCCGACAAACACCATGGCATAACGAGTTTGGACGTGAACTGCGATAAGAACAGATTTTCTCTGGATTTTGATGGCATGCACTAACCAAGAACTGACCAACTGGTTGTCTTGCTCAGTATCGTCAATTACTGATGTGGGTGCTTGCTCAATTGGGGATTGTTTTTTGCCACCACGAGTGACTGTGAAAAAATCTGCGGCCGCTTTGGTGCAATTAAAGACTAACATTGGCTATTCCCTTGTACAGCTACTGAAATATGCCTTATAGAAGCTTTTTCATAGCATTCAGCAATCCTAGACACAGGTAAGGTAGGTTGAAAAGTTGCCGCTCAGTATACTAATTATGTGAATTGGAGGGAAAAGTATTAAGAGAATTTGAGCTAAACCTAAGATATATATGCACTAAATGTGAGGGGGGCCTTAGGCTAATTAGATGTAGTGATGCACACCCTAACCAAATTAGGCCAGCACCATCGGGGCTGGCCTAAGTTTAGGCTTAGAAATCTAGCTGAGCAGATATACCTACTGTACGAGCTTTTTGTCGTAGTGGTGAGTCGGTATAGACTGCCCCTCGAGCTTCGTAGAGAACTACGCTGTTTGAGTCAAACAAGTTGTTTGCAAACAGCTTTACGTGGCCGTAGTCAAATACATACGCAATCGATGCATTTGCAGTGGTGTAAGCTGAGATCTTACCTTCTTCAACATTATCTGTAGTCGAGTAATGATCACCCACGTACTGAACGTTACCATTGAATTCAAAATTACCTAGCCAGTAGTTCAATCCTGCGGCACCAGTAAATCCTGGGGCACGCGCAAACTCTTTGCCATCATAGATGCTCTGGGTCGTGTCACTTATTTTAGTTTTCAGTAAGCCGACATTAGCAAACACACTGAGATCTTCTGTTGTATACCAGTCCATCGTGGCTTCTGCACCATACGATTTTGCACCATCTAAGTTAGAAATAGTAGAGCCTGTAAGCTGCTGTAGGTCTTTAAAGTCGTTATAGAATACATTGGTTGTAAGTTGAAGGCTTTGGTCCATCAGTCGGTGACGAGTAAAGAACTCATAGTTCCATACTGACTCTTCACCAAACGTGTACACCTCTGGTGGTGTGGTGGTAAAGCTAACCCCCGCGCCACCAGAGCTAAACCCTTTCGCTGCACTCACACCAAAGGTATTGTTTTTGTCTGCGTTCCACGCCAAAGCCAGTTTAGGTAAGAAATTGTTGTAGGTCTTATCCAGCTCTAATGCAAACGGGCCTGTCCCACCCTCTCTAAAGCGCTTCTCACTCTCATAGCGGCCAACAGCAGTCAGTACCAAATTAGGGCTAAGGTTATAAATAGTTTGTAAGTAAACAGACCGTGTCTTGGTGTAGTCTTCATAGCTGCCCATGCCGTCAATAAAGTCATCTTGGTCGTTGCTGAAATATCTCGCACCAACGAGAAGATCTAACACCTCTGAATCGGAAATATACCGTAGAGAAGGCTCAATATGATATTCCTTACCCTTAATTTCAGCTGAGAATCTGTCACCTGTAGGAACGATACGCTCGATTTCAAAGTTGGCATAGTTAGTATTAAGCGCCAACTCAATATTTGATGTTGCTCCATAGGTTAGGTCCCACACGTAGCTATTCGTTTTTCCTTCAGATACTGGACGCTTAGAAGGAAACGGGGCATTGGGTGAGTCATCTGGGACATACTCACCTTGCGGGGCACGGTGGTCATTGCGCGATACCGTAAGAGTTGAAGATAGCTCAGGGATCTGACTCGGCTCAACCAGTAGCTTGGCTCGGATAACGTTTGATTCTATTTCTTTAGAATTTCCCGCAGGCTCATAGCTTGCAAGCGCAACAGCACTTTCTTGATATTGCCTGTCTGCACTGATACGAAAAGCAACCTGATCATCGACCAAAACATCATTATATACGAATGCCGTTTGCTGGAGGCTATGATTTCCCAAACCACCTTTGACCGAAAACTGACGTTCAAAAATAGGGTCATTCGTTTTCAATACTAGGGTGCCAGCAATGGAGTTTCGTCCCTGAATATAGCTTTGAGGACCAAGATACACTTCGGCCTGCTGCATATCCCACATAGAGTTCTGCCCGTAGGCGAGTTCGTTGTAGGTAAGGGCTCGTCCATCTAAAGACACATTTAGCCTTGGTTTAGCACCAGAGATAAATGCGGCAGCTCCTACCCCTGGGCCAGAACCATCCACCCCTCGCACAGTTGCTATCTGATTGCCATAGCCTGTATCAACAATGTTTGGGCTCATTCTCAATAGATCTTGAGTCGAGTTAATACCCTTTTCCTGCATCGAGTCTTGGTCATAAACCACAACACTTGCACTGGTCTCTTGGAGTGAGCGCTCTGTTTTATCCCCATAAACCACTAAAGTGGGGACCGTACCATCTTTAGTTTCTTCCGCAGCTATCGCTAGGCCAGATTGCATGCCAAAACATACAAAGGCGATAGATGCGGCAAGTGTACTTACCTGGTATCGCTTCGGGTGGCTTTTCGCGTGGCGATCCATGCGCAATGATTCCATTGGGTCAATCTCCTAGATTTTGTTCAGTCGCCGTATTGCCAGCCATCGGGCCCGCTTTCCCTTAGTTCGATTTTATGGGGGTACGGCTTAGCACTGCTTTGTTAATTTTCCGACACGTCTATAACGTGACCTGAGTAAAAAGGTCATGTGCTATGTGGACTTTCCTCGAGAATAAAGGCTCCGTTGCCAAGTACATACCGTTAGTTTTTACAGTCAACTTATCGAATTACATACTGTGATTTTGATTATCATTCTCATTGACTAGGCGTATGTTACTAAGGGTTTTAAGCACTTACTTCTGAATTTGTGCCTTTCGTTCAGATAAGCAAAATCGAGTATTAGGCGGGGCTAAAGTGAAAAATAAGGCCTAGACCATAAAAGATAAAATACTACTCATACGACATCTGGTATCAATGGTGGTTTAGGTACGATCATCGGTGTGTTTGTCACTGGATCTTGAACAACTAGGCTTTCTAGACCAAAAACTTGTCTAACTAGCGACGCAGTCACCAATTGATCTGGGGCTCCTTGAGCAACTACCTGACCGTCACTTAAAACAATCAAATGATCTGCGTAGCGACAGGCTTGATTCAAGTCATGCAATACAGCAATGACTGTATTCCCACGTTGTTGCTTGAGCTTTTTGAACAGCTCAAGCAACTCCAATTGATGAGATATGTCTAGGTAGGTGGTTGGCTCATCAAGCAGTAAGACGGGCGTTTGCTGGGCGAGCAGCATAGCGATCCAGACTCGCTGTCTTTGGCCGCCTGACAACGCATCAACAGTCACATCAGCAAATTCTTCGACTCGGGTAATCTGCATTGCTTGCTTGACGGCTTGCTCATCTTCTGGGCTCCATTGGCTAAATATTCCTTGATGAGGATGACGGCCACGTGCAACTAACTCAGACACAGTAACTCGCTCTGGCATGGGAGAGCTTTGAGGCAAAAATCCTAATAGTTTCGCAATGTCTTTACTTGGCATTCGCTGTATTTGCTCGCCACATAGAATTACATGCCCTTGTTTGGGCTTCAGGAGTCGACACAGGCTTTTTAACAGGGTCGACTTTCCACATCCATTTGGGCCAATGATAACTGTCAACTTTTCGCTTGGAATGGTGACATCTAGCGACTCGCATACGATCGTAGAGCCATAGCCAAGCGTAAGTCTTTTTGCACTCAGCGATGGTTTTTTGGCGGTTATAGTGTCAGAAATTTTCATAATAAGTGACTAAATTAACGAGATCTGGTGAGGAGCCAAAGCAGATAGAATCCACCGATAATTCCGCATACTCTTCCGATTGGCAAATTAATATCAAATGGTATCAATTGGGTGGCTACGTCGGCGATGAGCAATATCAGCGCTCCCATTAAGGCCGATGAAAAAATGGGTAGGTTGGCAGTGCATCTTAGTCTAACTGCAAGTTGTGGTGCGGCTAATGCGATAAAGGCGATAGGACCAGTTGATGCAGTAGCCAATGCGGCCAGTGATACACCCAACAACGTTAGAATAAGGCGTAGCTTTAAAACTCGTACCCCGATTGATTGGGCACGTAACTCACCTACCTCTAGGGCTGCGATTGCTGTTGAAAATAGTTTGGCTACGGGCAGAAGTATTGCAACGCCAATGATCACTGGAAGTGCATGTTCCCATGTCCTAGCATGGAGTGAACCAGCAAGCCATAAGTTGGCGCTGATAGCATTATCTATCTCTCCTTTTACCAACAACAGCCCGTTAAATGCACTCAATATTGCGCCCACGCCAATTCCGGTTAGAACCAGATTTTGACGCTTAATGGTACCTCCTTGATAAGACAGTACCAGAACGATCGCAGCTGTTACGACCCCACCAACAATAGCCCCAATTGCAACCTGAATTGAGCCACCACCAAAGTAGATGATCTGAATAAGTGCGCCCGCTGCCGCACCAGAGGTAAAACCAATAATATCGGGGGAACCCAAAGGGTTACGGGAAATTGACTGGAAAATTGAACCTGCGATCCCTAGCGCTGCCCCCGCAAAAACTGCGGTTAGCACTCTGGGTAAGCGAATATCCCATAAGATCTTAGTTTGAAAGCCTGACTCTGCACTTTGTGGGGACAGTAATAGTTCTATCACTTGAGTAACAGTAAAGGGCAATTTTCCAACCGTTAACGCAAACAAAGCCAATGCAAAAACTGCAAGAAACATTAGCCCTGCAACAGATGCATTCTTTATATTTACTACGACCGAAGCAGACCTATAACGCACTGCGTATACATGTCGAGAAGAAAGTACTTTTGTAACAGTAACCACACTAACGCCTAATTAAAAATAGGAAGAAAGGCCCGCCGATTAATGCCACCATAACTCCGGCACTTATTTCATCAGGATAACCAACGATACGGCCTAATATGTCGGCGAAAAGCAACAATAGCGCTGAAATCAACATAGATGCTGGTAAAAGCTTTTTATGGTCAGTACCCACTATCAATTTGGTAATATGGGGAGCCGTCAAGCCAAGAAAGCTAATCGGGCCTGCGGCTGCGGTCGCACTGCCCGCTAATATCGTTGCGACAAAGCACGACCCAGCCCAAACCAGTTTTGGGTTAATCCCTAGTGTTATGCCTTTCTCGAAACCCAGTACGATGGAATCAAGCGGCTTCGCTAGAGCCAACGACAAAAGTAGCCCGACAGCAATAAAAATAGTCACTGGGTACAACACGTCGTAGCCACGTCCTTGCAATGAACCGACAGACCAGTGGCGATACTGATGAAAGACTTCTTGATGGCTATTAATGGTGATTAAACTGGAGAATGCCAGCAACATAATCGTTAATGCTGTACCGGACAAAACTACTCGAACGGTATCAACTTTCCTGCCTCTGCCCGCAAACAGGTAAACCATAAAACCAGCCAATGCAGCACCCAAAAACCCAAGCCACATATGGCTTACAAGACTTGTCAGGCCGAACAAAGCAATGCCTAACACCACCATGGTCATTGCACCTGCGTTGACTCCAAGGATCCCTGGATCAGATAAAGGGTTACGAGTAAGGGCTTGCATTATGATACCTGAGACCCCTAAGGCAGCCCCTACCACTACAGCGAGTAGGGTCCTCGGAATTCGCAAGTAGTGCACCACTAGGTGTTGAGAGTTTTGTGGATCAAAGTGAAATAAAGCCTCTAACGTAGTGGCTATAGCAATATCTCTAGACCCAACAAAAAGGCTAAGCACCATTAAGACAGGCAAACTCACTAATGCAAGCAGTAGAGAGACGTTCAGTCGATGCTTTTCCAAATGCTTGCTTTGAGGAAAATGCACAGCCACTGGATTAACTTTTTCTGCCACAATCAGTCACTAACTACCAAATCGTTTAAGCATATTATTGATGATCTCTTTCGAACTATAGAGATCAACCCGGAAAGTATTCTCGCCAAGCCCATAAACTTGCTGGCTCTTTACCGACGGAAGATTTTTTAACACTTCATCTGACATTAAGTTCTTAGCTCGTTGATCAGTCGCCTCAAGTAAAAAGCTGGTCTCAGCCTCAAGCTGGGTTAGCTTTTCATAATTAACTCGTAAAAAGTCACTATGAAAGGTAGCCCCGGTATGCCAGCTAGGATCTGGCGATTCAAGCTGAAAGCCTAAGGAAGCCAACAATAGAGCATGTGCGCCTTCGGCCTTGGCCACAGCATTAGTCACCCCGGGACCATGGTAACTAATAATATTAACTTTCCCGTCAGGCAGATTCAGTTTGGCCTTAGCTTGGGCAACCAGTAAATCAAACTCTGTCACTGTTTGTTCGACTTGCTTTTCACGGCCCATTGCTTCTCCTAGTTGTTTCGCCAACGCTTGCCACGACTGGGTGCTGTAATCGACAACAATCGTAGGCGCAATTGCTCTAAACTCGTCTATTTGATCAAGCGCTGAGTCAGCCCCTGATTTGGATACCACAATCAAATCCGGCTGCTCAAGGTAAGCAGATTCGAGATCCACACTACCTGCTGGCCAAAGCTTCTTTACCGATCGCTGATGAGCTATCACCTGCCATTGACCAAAAAAGCCACCAACCGTATCGGTTGCACTTGCTATTAACGGTGCATCAATAGCTAGTAAAGTGCCTGTTACGGTTACTGAGGTAGAAAGCACTCTAGCGGGTTTAGCGGTGATGGTTGTGACACTTCCATCGGCATTAACAAAACTTCTTGGCCAAGCCAGAACATTGGGTGAGGTAGCTACAGTTAATACAACCACCAACGCAAAAATAATCTTTTTCATCCTTGAAAAAACTCTTGTGGAATTAATAAATGTGGAGACAAAGGCAAACTAAAAGCCGAGACTGGAAATTACACTAACTACTGACAATGGTGACTCGATCAACAATCTTGGTTTTATCCCACTGTTCCGAATAATAAGGCATCGGGTACAACTCTTTATTCAAAAACATCTTCAATTGACAAGTACGGGCTAAAGAGTCGACCCCATCGCGCTGACCATGTGCCAATAGCACCTGTGGGCAAATTGAACTTCCCTGCCACTGAGTTAGCTGCAAATAAGCCGTACCAAATAAGATATACGCAAAGCCATCGGTAGTGAGTTCCGCTGGCATCTCGCCATTAAGAATACCTTGCTCGTAAGATCCACCATGCATAGAAATTGGATGTTGCTCTGACGTCTGATAGAGAACGCTACCCCAGGCAGTATCCAAAGCAAAACCTAGTTGCTCAAGCTCGCTCACGGATTGTTCTAATGCTTCTACTATCGCTACTTGGCTTTGTAACGTAGTAGAGAGTTCGGATTCGACCTCTGGGTTCCCAAAACCGACAACTCGTACCAATCCAGCTTGAATCATCTTGCCCCAAAGCTGATGAAACAATAATGCCCCACGACTGTCTGAATTGTTCTTTCGATCCCAATTCGCCAATACTTTAAATGCTTGCTT
This portion of the Vibrio sp. SCSIO 43136 genome encodes:
- a CDS encoding pyridoxamine 5'-phosphate oxidase family protein codes for the protein MGKQFKSLTHQHIDFIKAQKLFFVGTAADTGRVNISPKGGDSLRVIDENTIAWQNLTGSGNESAAHVLKDPRMTIMFCAFEGAPLILRAYGEARAIHRGDGDYEHYVSLFPHSVATRQIFVVDVDMVQGSCGMSVPFFGYESDRDELARWSDKQGEEGIEKYWAKKNQSSLDGFETEILKRSGIAEAE
- a CDS encoding restriction endonuclease; protein product: MARKNDGIIWHLMDAPWWVSILFSLTCYVGLTYILPALAAESDNFFYQAVSVHLPTMGTWFAILFLIPAPIAFCKQYSRKRSYQITTQAMQVQMSSEPLDSLNWLEFESYVGEYFKQQGYEVKQFFSHKPDGGVDIWMKKDGELTLVQCKHWRARKVGIQVLREMYGVMIEHHAAKMIIVTSGDFTSEAVKYAADKRLWLVNGSELAHMVADGRHFMSEKPKSTEAQEVPDLICPRCNSNLVTRKAKRGRRQGEMFYGCSSFPKCRYTRELGKQ
- a CDS encoding class I SAM-dependent methyltransferase; the protein is MSNTTAFYEQNAHSLANEYNSVAAEDVHASWKTFWPQQGDSVLDVGAGIGRDASWMAGRGADVIALEPAQAMLDLGKQHTGDSVTWLADQLPSLKKVEDLGLRFDLILVSAVWMHLAPSHRARAFRKLSNLLKANGRLVITLRHGDFSDGRISYPVSVGEIENFAKDSALLVKDVTSSDDSLKRSEVWWQTVVLSLPDDGTGDLNKVRHIIVNDSKSSTYKLALLRVLLRVADAHPGCVMNRSDGQVEIPLGLVALYWVKAYKRLIDFGKLQQNSNTNKGLAFVTEDGWQKITHLSPDDLAVGAVFLKEEATALQKTLQASIKAMKDGPIKFIYTGSSSAPNHEFSTVSPKKRRKVEESICLDSHFFESFGSFILKESLWECFRIYNSWIEPLVVNQWVMQMQRFELNKQNNVSLQTYHDSMLWLEHDHDTSSVRKRISELHNQDQTITSAWSNTKLKTGIHVDHCLPFAYWPNNDKWNLLPTTSKENLNKKDRLPSQQRLLAAQQRITDWWDMAWGQDPSHKQRFFVEASLSLPNVPPECEDFEEVFEAMGLQIRGVKSRLLVAEW
- a CDS encoding TonB-dependent receptor, with product MESLRMDRHAKSHPKRYQVSTLAASIAFVCFGMQSGLAIAAEETKDGTVPTLVVYGDKTERSLQETSASVVVYDQDSMQEKGINSTQDLLRMSPNIVDTGYGNQIATVRGVDGSGPGVGAAAFISGAKPRLNVSLDGRALTYNELAYGQNSMWDMQQAEVYLGPQSYIQGRNSIAGTLVLKTNDPIFERQFSVKGGLGNHSLQQTAFVYNDVLVDDQVAFRISADRQYQESAVALASYEPAGNSKEIESNVIRAKLLVEPSQIPELSSTLTVSRNDHRAPQGEYVPDDSPNAPFPSKRPVSEGKTNSYVWDLTYGATSNIELALNTNYANFEIERIVPTGDRFSAEIKGKEYHIEPSLRYISDSEVLDLLVGARYFSNDQDDFIDGMGSYEDYTKTRSVYLQTIYNLSPNLVLTAVGRYESEKRFREGGTGPFALELDKTYNNFLPKLALAWNADKNNTFGVSAAKGFSSGGAGVSFTTTPPEVYTFGEESVWNYEFFTRHRLMDQSLQLTTNVFYNDFKDLQQLTGSTISNLDGAKSYGAEATMDWYTTEDLSVFANVGLLKTKISDTTQSIYDGKEFARAPGFTGAAGLNYWLGNFEFNGNVQYVGDHYSTTDNVEEGKISAYTTANASIAYVFDYGHVKLFANNLFDSNSVVLYEARGAVYTDSPLRQKARTVGISAQLDF
- a CDS encoding ABC transporter ATP-binding protein, whose protein sequence is MKISDTITAKKPSLSAKRLTLGYGSTIVCESLDVTIPSEKLTVIIGPNGCGKSTLLKSLCRLLKPKQGHVILCGEQIQRMPSKDIAKLLGFLPQSSPMPERVTVSELVARGRHPHQGIFSQWSPEDEQAVKQAMQITRVEEFADVTVDALSGGQRQRVWIAMLLAQQTPVLLLDEPTTYLDISHQLELLELFKKLKQQRGNTVIAVLHDLNQACRYADHLIVLSDGQVVAQGAPDQLVTASLVRQVFGLESLVVQDPVTNTPMIVPKPPLIPDVV
- a CDS encoding iron chelate uptake ABC transporter family permease subunit; the encoded protein is MFLAVFALALFALTVGKLPFTVTQVIELLLSPQSAESGFQTKILWDIRLPRVLTAVFAGAALGIAGSIFQSISRNPLGSPDIIGFTSGAAAGALIQIIYFGGGSIQVAIGAIVGGVVTAAIVLVLSYQGGTIKRQNLVLTGIGVGAILSAFNGLLLVKGEIDNAISANLWLAGSLHARTWEHALPVIIGVAILLPVAKLFSTAIAALEVGELRAQSIGVRVLKLRLILTLLGVSLAALATASTGPIAFIALAAPQLAVRLRCTANLPIFSSALMGALILLIADVATQLIPFDINLPIGRVCGIIGGFYLLWLLTRSR
- a CDS encoding iron ABC transporter permease codes for the protein MVLSLFVGSRDIAIATTLEALFHFDPQNSQHLVVHYLRIPRTLLAVVVGAALGVSGIIMQALTRNPLSDPGILGVNAGAMTMVVLGIALFGLTSLVSHMWLGFLGAALAGFMVYLFAGRGRKVDTVRVVLSGTALTIMLLAFSSLITINSHQEVFHQYRHWSVGSLQGRGYDVLYPVTIFIAVGLLLSLALAKPLDSIVLGFEKGITLGINPKLVWAGSCFVATILAGSATAAAGPISFLGLTAPHITKLIVGTDHKKLLPASMLISALLLLFADILGRIVGYPDEISAGVMVALIGGPFFLFLIRR